Below is a genomic region from Flavobacteriales bacterium.
AGCCGATTGGAAAATATCGGAAGACGATTTCAAGGATGACAGGAACTATTGGCCCGTGCGCTGGCTGAAGATGTTGGCGCGGTTCCCACACCAATATAATACGTGGTTGGGTTATGGGCATACGATTCCGAACGGAGACCCGGCCGGGCCTTTTGCGCCCAACACCAAACTGAACACCATGGTGCTGTTGCCGTCCATCGTCTTCGGTCAGGAATTCCACACGCTGAAACTGGAGAACAGGTCCATTGATTTCTATACACTCATCCCGCTCTATGACGAGGAGGTGAACGTGAAGATGAACAAAGGCGTGGAGGCCCTTTTCGATGGCTTCGACAAGTTCGGTGTGTCCGACATCCTTCAGTTGGACCGACCCAACACCGCCAAAAGAAAGAAGCTGTTCGGGTTGTTCTGAAAGTACTGTCCGGCAATGTGGAGATTGCTTCGGTAGTTCCTCTCTGGCAATGATGGAAGTTTCTAACGCATTGTATTTAGCGGAAAGCGTTGAACTGCTACCACTTCGCCCAGCGTTGCCCCACTTTGGGCATATAATAGAGGCCTACAGCACCTGCCAGTATGATCACCGCTGAGATGATCTCGGCCTGTGTGATGCCACCCAGAATTGGGTACTCGTTATTGATGCGGATCTGCTCAATGAGCAGACGTTCGGTACCTATGAGAAGCAAATACCATGAGGCCATGACGCCCGGGGTTTTCAATCGTTTGCGCATGCCCCACAGAAACGAGAAGATGATGATGGACATGATGATCTCATAAAGTGGAGTAGGATAGGCGTAGCCTGTCAGGCTCTCATACCCTTGACGTGCGAAATAATCGATCATGAATTCCTTGCCACGGTGCAGCGGGTCGAGTACGTTATTCGGATAATCGTAGCGCCAGAGCCATTCGGGCAACCAACTCAACCAATCGGGCATCGGCCTGTCATTCGGAATGCCCCAGTCGCCATCGCCAGCTATCTGGCAGCCCATTCGTCCGAAACCGTACGCCATGGCCAATCCGGGAACAGCGGCATCCACCAGATGCAATGCTTTGATCTTGTGCTTGTGGGCATAGTAGATGATCATCGCGGCAGCGCAAAGCAGCCCACCGAAGAAGGAAAGTCCGCTGAAAGAAGTGAGCGCCCCGATCGGGTCGGCCATCATCTCATCAATGTTCTCCAAGTTGTGGAACAGCTTGGCACCACCAATGCCTCCGATGGCGGCCAGAATCACCATGTTCCCAACATGCTCGTTCGGGTGCACTTCCTTTTCCACTTCTTTAGGCTTGTCTGTGGCGTGCTTGCGGTCGTCATAGATCATGTAACCCAGCATGCCACCGCCCATCAGCACTCCGGCCAACCAATTTCCTTCGCCCGAAAGCATGAAATCCTTGATGCGTGGAAAGACCAGATCGAAACTGGTAAGCAACGGCAGCAGTTTGAATCCGATCAGAAAACTGATAAGCGAGTTGAGAACCTTATCCACGGTGGAGGACGGTTTGCCTTCCCAGACCTTTTTGAAAGTCGATTTCAGCAGGCCTTCCTTTTCTTTCCTTTTCAGTTCAAGCGTAAGCGTAACGCTGGCGAAGATGAAACCGCAGGCCACCATGGTGCCGTAGCTCTGCATCATTTTCAGGGGTGGAATGGATACTCCGAAAAGGTCTAAGAAGAGTTCGTAGAGGTTGGGGTACATGGTTGGTTGATTTGCAGGTGGGCAAATTAGCTATTTGTTTCGCTGACGAAGGAAGCGTCTTCACGAATGATAGCCCCCTCGTTCCCCGTGGAAGCAACTGGCAACCCTTCAAAAACAGTATCGATTCCTAAACGTTCCAAATGGGTCTCAACGATGCGACCACTCAATGCTGCATCGAACGGAATGCGCACCCGCAGGTAATTGTCCGTATATCCGAACATGAAACCGTCCTTTTCCTCATGCTCAAACAGCACAGGGCGCGTGGTTTCGGCAAATGGTTCGTAGAAGGCGTGCTTCTTCTTTTCGCTCAAAATGGTGAGCATACGGTTGCGTTGTCTGCGTTCAGGAACGGGTACCACCTCGTCTTTCACACGTACAGCCGTAGTATTCGGTCGCTCCGAATAGGTGAATACGTGTAGGTAGGAGATGGGCAATTCATTCAAGAACGTGTACGTTTTCATGAATTCCTCCTCGGTTTCACCGGGATGACCCACAATGACGTCCACACCGATGCACGCATGCGGCATCACTTCTTTGATGGTCTCAATGCGACTGCGGTACAGAGCCGAATCATAGCGTCTGCGCATCTTCTTCAGCATCTCATCAGAGCCACTTTGCAGCGGAATGTGGAAATGCGGTACAAAACGGTCGGAAGTGGCACAGAAACGAATGATCTCGTCACTCAGTAGGTTCGGCTCGATGGAGGAAATGCGGAAACGCTCCACATCACCGGGCAGCTTGTCCAACTGCTGAATGAGTTGGTAGAAGTTCTCATCAGTTCCCGCTCCGAAATCACCGATGTTCACACCCGTAAGTACAATTTCCTTCACGCCCGTAGCGATCGCTTCTTTGGTGGAGGCCACGCTATTGGCGATGTTCTCACTGCGGCTTCTTCCTCGCGCCAGCGGAATGGTGCAGAACGAACAGAAGTAATCGCAGCCGTCCTGTAATTTCAGAAACGTGCGGGTTCTATCGTTGGAAGAGAATCCGGGTACGAATTCCTTCACATCCTTTATCTCACAACTGTGGATGCCGGCTTCAGGAAGTTTGTCCAAGTTTTCGAGGTAGCTCACGATATTGAACTTCTCATTAGCTCCCAGAACGATGTCCACGCCTTCAATGCTGGCAATTTCTTTCGGTTTCAGCTGCGCATAGCAACCGATAACTGCCACAAACGCATTCGGATTGGCCTTCAACGCCTGCCGAACGATATTTCTGCATGTGGCATCTGCTTGGTCCGTAACCGAACAGGTGTTGACGATGTAGACATCGGCCGCTTCTTTGAAATCCACACGCTGATAGCCCGCAGCGATCAATTGCCGCGCAATGGTGCTGGTCTCCGAAAAGTTGAGCTTGCAGCCGAGTGTATGGAATGCTACCGTTCGCATTTGGGGCGCCAAAGGTACTGATTAGTGTGTAGGGGCGTATTGCGATTACCGACCAGTAGAAGATGGATGTCATGCTGAACTCGTTTCAGCATCTAAATGGCCAATCAAGTTTTCAGATTCTGAAACAAGTTCAGAATGACAT
It encodes:
- a CDS encoding suppressor of fused domain protein, translating into ADWKISEDDFKDDRNYWPVRWLKMLARFPHQYNTWLGYGHTIPNGDPAGPFAPNTKLNTMVLLPSIVFGQEFHTLKLENRSIDFYTLIPLYDEEVNVKMNKGVEALFDGFDKFGVSDILQLDRPNTAKRKKLFGLF
- a CDS encoding diacylglyceryl transferase — translated: MYPNLYELFLDLFGVSIPPLKMMQSYGTMVACGFIFASVTLTLELKRKEKEGLLKSTFKKVWEGKPSSTVDKVLNSLISFLIGFKLLPLLTSFDLVFPRIKDFMLSGEGNWLAGVLMGGGMLGYMIYDDRKHATDKPKEVEKEVHPNEHVGNMVILAAIGGIGGAKLFHNLENIDEMMADPIGALTSFSGLSFFGGLLCAAAMIIYYAHKHKIKALHLVDAAVPGLAMAYGFGRMGCQIAGDGDWGIPNDRPMPDWLSWLPEWLWRYDYPNNVLDPLHRGKEFMIDYFARQGYESLTGYAYPTPLYEIIMSIIIFSFLWGMRKRLKTPGVMASWYLLLIGTERLLIEQIRINNEYPILGGITQAEIISAVIILAGAVGLYYMPKVGQRWAKW
- the mtaB gene encoding tRNA (N(6)-L-threonylcarbamoyladenosine(37)-C(2))-methylthiotransferase MtaB; this translates as MAPQMRTVAFHTLGCKLNFSETSTIARQLIAAGYQRVDFKEAADVYIVNTCSVTDQADATCRNIVRQALKANPNAFVAVIGCYAQLKPKEIASIEGVDIVLGANEKFNIVSYLENLDKLPEAGIHSCEIKDVKEFVPGFSSNDRTRTFLKLQDGCDYFCSFCTIPLARGRSRSENIANSVASTKEAIATGVKEIVLTGVNIGDFGAGTDENFYQLIQQLDKLPGDVERFRISSIEPNLLSDEIIRFCATSDRFVPHFHIPLQSGSDEMLKKMRRRYDSALYRSRIETIKEVMPHACIGVDVIVGHPGETEEEFMKTYTFLNELPISYLHVFTYSERPNTTAVRVKDEVVPVPERRQRNRMLTILSEKKKHAFYEPFAETTRPVLFEHEEKDGFMFGYTDNYLRVRIPFDAALSGRIVETHLERLGIDTVFEGLPVASTGNEGAIIREDASFVSETNS